In Nostoc sp. UHCC 0926, a single genomic region encodes these proteins:
- a CDS encoding beta strand repeat-containing protein, with the protein MLEHQFIQKKSNYQRQKDRKGKSYFCVIILLSLFLSGTLLQVLPTLAASLTPGTVIDNQVTGSFTDSTDNTEKQVESNIVKVTVAEVAGITITPANTPSGTTGSAVNFDFTVTNVGNDPTQFFIPDAPSAISGGTAGTLQIVAYDPDGSGPTAAVDLTGNNITVPNGGENTATLLSAIASANNGSIPAGGSIVVRVPVTVTAVGGQTVNVTLGNTSGQPSNSNTPYMLGANGTGSKDLYTVDNADNISGESAGAPINGDATNHRQEASAIQTVTASNIVNVSGTVYQDSDRSGTNNSEPGIGSIRVILYKDTDNNGELATSEIIQQVTTLADGTYQFTNVATGTYKIKVDIADTHVPLGYTLGTPDNLPVTVSTTNITGQDFGFYPASTCEWDAQLYSGHFPISGASDGKDIGSVGLYGIGGLPTLRGTAKFGAASSAFTFNDQSISVTDHPLKTIINGSFPTQGYVPINGDYTSPGNGSDQPNWAIVFKRQALAKGRVTLGQTGAYIDDSMEVYINGVRVGNPVLTYTPSLPASSVSTVSVNAGDIIEIRLSNYGYIGGFKVTTDFVSDFGDAPSSYGEASHAISCGNPSLGPTVTGEYSSYYSANADGDSGDDGVTLPSGLTIGKSVSITVNASTAGYLNAWIDFNKNGVFDSGEQLNLTNVTKGTPATVNNVPLNAGNNTLTFTVPSNATLGSSFARFRFTTTTIATPSPTGSGGAGEVEDYPLTLTGQPKLILVKRITRINNQDLTNIVDGRSDVSTNAANYVASPRDTDDDSSNPWPSGYLRGMINAGTVKPGDELEYTIYFLSNGQGDVTSVQICDLVPTNTTFLPTAFNGMTPNDGGLPGADQGIALGLGSTTPTAYLTNAQDGDRGHFYTPNESGIPSSCGSNTNGAVVVNITRSPDLSNLPPANGSGTPANSYGFVRFRARVK; encoded by the coding sequence ATGTTAGAACATCAATTCATCCAGAAAAAGTCTAATTATCAACGCCAAAAAGACCGAAAGGGTAAATCCTACTTCTGCGTAATTATACTGTTATCTTTATTTTTAAGCGGTACTTTACTACAAGTCTTACCAACATTGGCTGCTAGTCTGACACCTGGTACTGTAATTGATAACCAAGTAACTGGTAGTTTTACTGATTCTACAGATAATACTGAAAAACAAGTTGAATCAAATATAGTTAAAGTAACTGTGGCAGAAGTTGCAGGGATTACAATTACACCAGCGAATACACCCAGTGGAACAACTGGCAGTGCTGTCAACTTTGACTTTACAGTGACTAACGTCGGTAATGACCCGACACAGTTCTTTATTCCCGATGCACCTTCGGCGATTAGCGGGGGTACAGCTGGCACTCTGCAAATTGTTGCCTATGACCCGGATGGTAGTGGGCCAACGGCAGCAGTTGACCTGACTGGCAACAATATTACTGTTCCGAATGGTGGTGAAAATACGGCGACATTGTTAAGTGCGATCGCTTCTGCTAATAACGGTTCGATTCCCGCAGGTGGTTCGATTGTTGTACGGGTTCCAGTAACAGTGACGGCAGTTGGTGGACAAACTGTAAATGTGACACTAGGTAATACTAGTGGACAACCCAGCAATAGTAACACTCCATATATGCTGGGTGCAAATGGAACTGGAAGCAAGGATTTATACACTGTTGATAACGCCGATAACATTTCTGGTGAATCGGCAGGCGCACCGATTAATGGAGATGCGACAAATCACCGCCAAGAAGCCAGTGCAATCCAGACCGTGACGGCTTCTAACATTGTCAACGTTTCTGGGACGGTGTACCAAGATAGCGATCGCAGTGGTACGAACAACAGTGAGCCAGGGATTGGTAGTATCCGGGTCATTCTCTACAAAGATACCGATAACAATGGTGAACTTGCTACTAGTGAAATCATCCAGCAAGTAACAACTCTTGCTGACGGGACTTATCAATTTACCAACGTCGCTACTGGAACTTACAAAATCAAAGTAGACATTGCTGATACACATGTGCCTCTAGGGTACACGCTCGGTACTCCTGATAATTTGCCAGTTACGGTTAGCACTACCAATATCACCGGACAAGATTTTGGCTTTTATCCTGCTTCTACCTGTGAATGGGACGCTCAACTCTATAGTGGTCATTTCCCTATTTCAGGCGCATCAGATGGAAAAGATATTGGATCTGTTGGTTTGTATGGTATAGGTGGATTACCAACGCTCCGTGGCACTGCGAAATTTGGAGCGGCAAGTTCTGCATTTACTTTTAACGATCAATCTATAAGTGTAACTGACCATCCGTTGAAAACAATTATTAACGGCAGCTTTCCAACTCAGGGTTATGTTCCTATTAACGGAGACTACACTTCACCAGGAAATGGTAGCGATCAACCCAACTGGGCAATCGTGTTTAAGCGGCAGGCACTCGCCAAAGGCCGAGTTACCTTGGGGCAAACAGGAGCTTACATTGATGATTCAATGGAAGTTTATATTAATGGAGTGCGGGTCGGAAATCCAGTCCTAACCTATACCCCCAGCCTACCAGCAAGCAGCGTATCAACAGTTTCTGTCAATGCTGGGGATATTATTGAGATTCGCCTATCGAACTATGGCTATATTGGTGGCTTTAAGGTGACTACTGATTTTGTCTCTGACTTCGGCGATGCACCAAGCAGTTATGGTGAAGCTTCACACGCAATTAGTTGTGGTAATCCCTCCCTTGGCCCGACTGTAACTGGAGAATACAGTTCGTATTACAGTGCCAATGCGGATGGCGATAGTGGGGATGATGGTGTGACTTTACCTTCAGGACTAACTATAGGAAAGTCTGTATCAATTACCGTTAACGCTTCGACAGCAGGATATCTCAATGCTTGGATCGATTTTAATAAAAATGGAGTCTTTGATAGTGGCGAACAGCTCAATTTGACCAACGTCACTAAAGGCACACCTGCAACGGTTAATAATGTTCCACTCAATGCCGGAAACAATACTTTAACGTTTACCGTACCCAGCAATGCAACCCTTGGTAGTAGCTTTGCTCGTTTCCGGTTTACGACTACTACAATTGCAACACCCAGCCCAACAGGTTCAGGGGGAGCTGGAGAGGTCGAAGATTACCCATTAACGTTAACAGGCCAACCTAAGCTAATTTTAGTTAAACGGATCACCCGTATTAATAACCAGGACTTAACCAATATTGTGGATGGTCGCAGCGACGTTTCTACTAACGCTGCTAACTACGTAGCATCTCCTCGTGATACTGATGATGATAGCAGTAACCCATGGCCTAGTGGTTACTTGCGCGGAATGATTAACGCTGGGACAGTCAAGCCAGGAGATGAGTTAGAATACACCATCTATTTCCTTTCTAATGGCCAGGGTGATGTTACTAGTGTGCAAATTTGTGACTTAGTACCTACCAATACTACTTTTCTTCCTACTGCTTTTAATGGTATGACTCCTAATGATGGCGGCTTACCAGGAGCAGATCAAGGTATTGCCCTTGGGCTTGGTTCTACCACTCCTACGGCTTATCTTACCAATGCACAAGATGGCGATCGCGGACATTTTTATACACCTAACGAATCAGGCATACCATCATCCTGTGGTAGTAACACTAATGGGGCTGTGGTAGTGAATATCACGCGGAGTCCAGATTTGTCAAATCTACCTCCAGCAAATGGATCTGGGACTCCAGCTAATTCTTATGGCTTTGTTCGCTTCCGCGCCAGGGTGAAATAG
- a CDS encoding beta strand repeat-containing protein: protein MKNLWQNFNIFGWGLLSATLVLQPTSAQAQYIQRSFLNPSFEQPVFGSACYVQVSPGIIPGWETTHGSVANGTGNCTGYVSPGKVPLIEIWTTGFIGVSTATNAGNQFAELNAEQASQLYQNICLIKNETITFSLLHRGRSSATVADVANFLIGLNTDSTKTIFGTFSTTSNGTVTAQPVAQNGATIPPVSNNNAANGWVRYTGTVPYTGASGNKPVGFAAVSTAGGNNTVGNFLDDVQFAGKPVLEFTASSGGAAESETNPTSNPPKLRIVGLVPTGGISVPISVSGTATLGTDYNTTSGTSTFNITIPAGNYDGSDATSVFTIPFTVINNNIPQGARTIVFTIQASTSFFASSTTTCGNSPTIASNYTIYDDDFLSGKVWDDADNSANNTFTNINTGSETGTNAGGLLNAILVDSNNKVLKTTFVTVDGTYTFLDVPLNQSNVKILLSTTAGTVGNTAPTALLPPNWVSTSPLTTAAFNTGTNISSKDFGIEQLPDTINLNPASQTNPGGTATVQVATLAGTDPEDGALGSGKTFKIVTLPTNGTLTYNGTAVTAGQTISNYNPALLQLDPNDGTITVSFTYAAIDAAGKEDPTPATVSMPFTAANVTLSGTVFDDIDGSKLLNGSETGTNAGNLNAVLVDSTNKVVATTAVAANGTYTFSNVPANANYTVQITTATATIGATPPAIALPSGWVSTGENLSGVVDGTVDSKVSVSVTTTNVTGINFGIEQLPDTTSLSPASQTNPGGTAKVQVPTLAGTDPEDGALGSGKTFKIVTLPTNGTLTYNGTAVTAGQTISNYNPVLLQLDPNDGAITVSFTYAAIDAAGKEDPTPATVTMPFVTPANVLLVKRITAINGDRTKNPNDNTALNTFVDDTTSTRQADDNSANWKSNYLLGAIDAGKIKPGDEIEYTIYFLNAGSISANTVRICDRISANQNFKVSAYGTSKDIQLQLGTSTVLDLTSASDTADRAQLISAGGTVPANCYLKATNDNGTLVIDVTGSTGVPNLTTMPGSTGQGSPNDSYGFFRFITKVKP from the coding sequence TGGTTGGGAAACAACTCATGGCTCAGTAGCAAATGGAACAGGTAACTGTACTGGTTATGTATCTCCAGGTAAAGTACCACTGATTGAGATTTGGACAACAGGATTTATTGGTGTTAGTACAGCAACCAATGCGGGGAATCAATTTGCTGAGTTAAATGCTGAACAAGCTTCTCAGTTGTATCAGAATATATGCCTAATTAAAAATGAGACGATCACATTCTCTCTTTTACACCGTGGACGGTCAAGTGCAACTGTTGCTGATGTAGCCAATTTTTTAATTGGACTAAATACCGATTCAACAAAAACTATTTTTGGCACATTTTCAACAACTAGTAATGGAACAGTTACGGCACAACCAGTAGCACAGAATGGTGCAACTATTCCTCCTGTAAGTAACAATAATGCAGCAAATGGCTGGGTACGATACACTGGCACAGTGCCTTACACTGGTGCTTCTGGGAATAAACCTGTAGGATTTGCGGCTGTTTCCACAGCGGGTGGGAACAATACTGTAGGTAACTTCCTTGATGATGTGCAATTTGCTGGTAAACCTGTGCTTGAGTTTACAGCGAGTTCAGGTGGTGCAGCAGAATCGGAAACTAACCCTACTAGCAACCCACCTAAACTTAGGATTGTTGGTTTAGTGCCAACTGGGGGGATCAGTGTTCCGATTTCTGTCTCTGGTACAGCGACTTTGGGTACAGACTACAATACGACATCAGGCACATCCACTTTTAATATCACTATTCCTGCGGGCAACTACGACGGCAGCGATGCCACTAGTGTCTTTACTATTCCTTTTACTGTCATTAATAACAACATTCCTCAAGGTGCGAGGACAATCGTATTCACCATACAAGCTTCAACTAGTTTTTTCGCTAGTTCGACAACGACTTGTGGTAATTCCCCAACGATCGCTTCCAACTACACAATCTATGATGATGATTTCCTCAGTGGCAAGGTTTGGGATGATGCCGACAATAGCGCTAACAATACTTTTACTAATATCAATACTGGCTCAGAAACTGGTACTAATGCAGGTGGGTTGTTAAATGCTATTCTCGTGGATTCTAACAATAAAGTATTAAAAACAACATTTGTTACAGTAGACGGTACTTACACTTTTCTCGATGTTCCCCTGAATCAAAGCAACGTTAAAATTCTCTTAAGTACAACTGCTGGCACAGTAGGTAATACTGCCCCTACAGCATTGCTCCCTCCTAACTGGGTCAGTACTAGCCCACTAACAACAGCTGCTTTTAATACTGGCACAAACATCTCTAGTAAAGACTTTGGGATTGAGCAACTCCCGGATACGATCAACTTAAATCCAGCGTCTCAAACCAATCCGGGCGGGACGGCAACGGTTCAAGTGGCAACCTTAGCGGGAACTGACCCCGAAGATGGTGCGTTGGGCAGTGGTAAGACGTTCAAGATTGTCACCTTGCCGACCAATGGCACGCTGACCTATAATGGCACTGCCGTCACCGCAGGGCAGACAATTTCTAACTATAACCCTGCGTTATTGCAGCTTGACCCCAACGATGGAACGATTACCGTCAGCTTTACCTACGCCGCGATTGATGCCGCAGGCAAAGAAGATCCCACGCCTGCAACGGTGAGTATGCCTTTTACCGCAGCAAATGTCACCCTGTCCGGTACAGTTTTCGATGATATTGATGGTAGCAAGCTGCTGAATGGAAGCGAAACTGGAACCAATGCTGGTAATCTGAATGCCGTGTTGGTTGATAGCACAAATAAAGTGGTTGCAACTACGGCAGTCGCAGCCAATGGTACTTACACCTTTAGTAACGTACCAGCCAATGCGAACTACACCGTACAAATCACCACAGCAACCGCAACTATTGGGGCAACACCGCCTGCGATCGCACTCCCCTCTGGTTGGGTCAGCACTGGAGAGAACCTGAGTGGGGTAGTTGATGGTACAGTGGATAGCAAAGTCAGTGTCAGCGTCACTACTACCAATGTCACTGGTATAAACTTTGGGATTGAACAACTGCCAGATACAACCAGTCTCAGTCCCGCCTCTCAAACTAATCCCGGTGGCACAGCGAAGGTGCAGGTACCAACCTTGGCGGGAACTGACCCAGAAGATGGCGCATTGGGCAGTGGTAAGACGTTCAAGATTGTCACCTTGCCGACCAATGGCACGCTGACCTATAATGGCACCGCCGTCACCGCAGGGCAGACAATTTCTAACTATAACCCTGTGTTATTGCAGCTTGACCCCAACGATGGAGCGATTACCGTTAGCTTTACCTACGCCGCGATCGATGCTGCGGGTAAAGAAGATCCCACTCCCGCCACGGTGACGATGCCCTTTGTCACTCCTGCCAATGTTTTATTAGTCAAACGGATTACAGCAATTAATGGCGATCGCACCAAAAACCCTAATGACAACACAGCATTAAATACCTTTGTTGATGATACTACATCGACTCGTCAAGCCGACGATAACAGCGCTAATTGGAAGTCTAATTATCTGTTAGGGGCAATTGATGCTGGCAAAATCAAGCCAGGGGACGAGATTGAATATACAATTTATTTCCTGAATGCGGGTAGTATTAGTGCCAATACTGTGAGAATTTGCGATCGCATTAGTGCTAACCAAAATTTTAAAGTCAGTGCTTATGGTACTAGCAAAGATATCCAATTGCAGCTAGGAACGAGTACAGTACTTGATTTAACCAGTGCGTCGGATACAGCCGATCGCGCTCAATTGATTAGCGCTGGTGGTACTGTTCCCGCTAATTGTTATCTCAAGGCGACTAACGATAATGGCACTTTAGTTATTGATGTGACTGGTAGTACTGGAGTCCCAAATTTAACTACTATGCCAGGCTCAACAGGGCAGGGTTCACCTAATGATTCCTATGGTTTCTTCCGCTTTATCACGAAGGTGAAGCCCTAA
- the miaB gene encoding tRNA (N6-isopentenyl adenosine(37)-C2)-methylthiotransferase MiaB, protein MTSSKRHYHITTFGCQMNKADSERMAGVLEDMGFEWSEDPNNADVILYNTCTIRDNAEQKVYSYLGRQAKRKHEQPDLTLIVAGCVAQQEGEALLRRVPELDLVMGPQHANRLKDLLESVFEGNQVVATESVHIIEDITQPRRDSKVTAWVNVIYGCNERCTYCVVPNVRGVEQSRTPSAIRAEMEELGRQGYKEVTLLGQNIDAYGRDLPGTTAEGRHLHNFTDLLYYVHDVPGIERLRFATSHPRYFTERLIKACAELPKVCKHFHIPFQSGDNELLKAMARGYTHEKYRRIIDTIRQYMPDASISADAIVGFPGETEAQFENTLKLVEDIGFDMLNTAAYSPRPGTPAALWDIQLSEEIKSDRLQRLNHLGNLKVAERSQRYFGRIESVLVEDQNPKDQTQVMGRTGGNRLTFFSGDIKELKGQLVKVKITEVRPFSLTGEAVEVRQALSV, encoded by the coding sequence ATGACCTCCTCTAAACGCCACTACCACATTACTACCTTCGGTTGTCAGATGAATAAAGCTGACTCAGAGCGCATGGCTGGCGTTTTGGAAGACATGGGCTTTGAATGGTCAGAAGACCCGAATAATGCAGATGTGATTCTCTACAATACCTGCACAATAAGGGATAATGCCGAGCAAAAAGTATACTCCTACCTCGGCAGACAGGCGAAGCGCAAACATGAGCAGCCTGATTTAACTCTGATTGTTGCTGGTTGTGTTGCCCAGCAAGAAGGTGAAGCGCTGTTGCGGCGAGTTCCAGAATTAGACTTGGTAATGGGGCCACAACACGCCAACCGCCTCAAAGATTTGCTGGAGTCAGTCTTTGAAGGCAACCAAGTTGTTGCAACCGAGTCGGTTCATATTATTGAAGATATCACCCAGCCGCGACGGGATAGTAAAGTGACAGCTTGGGTAAATGTAATTTACGGCTGTAACGAACGCTGCACTTACTGTGTGGTTCCCAATGTGCGCGGTGTGGAACAATCTCGTACACCGTCAGCTATCCGGGCTGAGATGGAAGAATTAGGACGCCAAGGTTACAAGGAAGTTACTCTACTCGGTCAAAATATTGACGCTTACGGCAGAGATTTGCCAGGAACAACAGCAGAAGGTCGGCATCTGCACAACTTCACAGATTTACTTTATTACGTGCATGATGTGCCGGGGATTGAAAGGTTAAGATTTGCTACTAGCCACCCCCGTTATTTTACAGAGAGATTAATTAAGGCTTGTGCTGAATTGCCCAAAGTCTGCAAACACTTCCACATTCCCTTTCAATCTGGGGATAATGAACTTTTAAAGGCGATGGCGCGGGGTTATACCCATGAGAAATATCGCCGCATCATCGATACCATTCGCCAGTATATGCCAGATGCTTCGATTAGTGCTGATGCAATTGTCGGTTTTCCTGGGGAAACAGAAGCACAATTTGAAAATACCCTGAAACTGGTGGAAGATATTGGCTTTGACATGTTGAATACAGCAGCATATTCGCCGCGTCCAGGGACACCAGCTGCTTTGTGGGACATTCAGCTAAGTGAAGAAATTAAAAGCGATCGCCTGCAACGCCTGAATCATCTAGGAAATTTGAAAGTAGCAGAGCGATCGCAACGTTACTTCGGACGCATTGAATCCGTTTTAGTAGAAGACCAAAATCCCAAAGATCAAACCCAGGTGATGGGACGCACTGGCGGTAATCGTCTGACATTCTTCAGTGGCGACATTAAAGAATTGAAAGGGCAGTTAGTGAAGGTAAAAATTACCGAAGTCCGCCCTTTTAGCTTGACGGGTGAAGCAGTTGAAGTGAGACAAGCTTTATCTGTCTGA